A section of the Malania oleifera isolate guangnan ecotype guangnan chromosome 2, ASM2987363v1, whole genome shotgun sequence genome encodes:
- the LOC131149923 gene encoding scarecrow-like protein 21, translated as MQASQQHRILGMSKRRYYQPAQEVEAYCLPRFETVDHQLCYNNSNYGTNFSSLSSSQQYCTLESSFATGSYHVHKSPSTISFSPNGSPMSQQDSHSCQVDPHHSPDNNNSSPVSGSCITDDANDLRHKLRELENAMLGPDCDVLNSYDSSFQGETSITSSDINSWRQMIPRGDLRQILIACAKALSDNDILTAEWLMAELRQMVSVSGEPIQRLGAYMLEGLVARLSSSGTTIYKALRCKEPASDELLSYMHILYEVCPYFKFGYMSANGAIAEAMKDEKRVHIIDFQIAQGSQWITLIQAFAARPGGPPHIRITGIDDSTSAYARGGGLNIVGKMLSKLAESFKVPFEFHAAAMAGCDVQLKNLRVQPGEALAVNFAFMLHHMPDESVSTQNHRDRLLRLVKGLSPKVVTLVEQESNTNTAPFFPRFLETLNYYTAMFESIDVTLPREHKERINIEQHCLARDVVNIIACEGAERVERHELLGKWKLRFAMAGFTPYPLSSLVNATIKRLLENYCDKYRLEERDGALYLGWMDRDLVASCAWK; from the coding sequence ATGCAAGCATCACAGCAGCATAGAATTTTAGGCATGTCCAAGAGAAGGTACTATCAGCCAGCGCAAGAGGTAGAGGCCTACTGCTTGCCTCGGTTTGAAACAGTAGACCACCAACTATGCTATAACAACAGCAACTATGGAACCAATTTCTCTAGTCTATCTTCAAGCCAGCAGTACTGCACACTGGAATCATCCTTCGCAACTGGCAGTTACCATGTTCACAAGTCTCCATCCACCATCAGTTTCTCACCCAATGGAAGCCCCATGTCACAGCAAGATTCTCATTCTTGCCAAGTTGATCCACACCATTCACCGGACAACAACAATAGCTCTCCAGTAAGTGGATCCTGCATAACTGATGATGCCAATGACCTGAGGCATAAGCTGAGAGAATTGGAAAATGCTATGCTGGGACCTGATTGTGATGTTCTCAACAGTTATGACAGTTCCTTCCAAGGAGAGACCAGCATAACGTCATCAGATATAAACAGCTGGAGACAGATGATCCCAAGGGGGGATTTGAGACAGATTCTCATTGCCTGTGCAAAAGCACTCTCAGATAATGATATATTGACAGCAGAATGGTTGATGGCTGAGTTACGTCAAATGGTGTCCGTTTCTGGTGAACCAATTCAAAGGTTGGGAGCATATATGTTGGAAGGCCTTGTAGCGAGGCTTTCATCCTCAGGGACCACAATCTATAAAGCTTTGCGATGCAAAGAGCCAGCAAGCGATGAGCTCCTATCCTACATGCACATTCTTTATGAGGTCTGCCCCTACTTCAAATTTGGATACATGTCTGCGAATGGTGCCATTGCAGAAGCCATGAAAGATGAAAAGAGAGTCCACATAATTGATTTTCAAATAGCCCAGGGGAGTCAGTGGATAACTCTAATACAGGCCTTTGCAGCTAGACCTGGTGGACCGCCCCATATCCGCATAACTGGTATTGATGATTCCACATCTGCTTATGCCCGCGGAGGTGGTCTCAATATTGTGGGGAAAATGCTATCCAAGCTTGCAGAGTCATTTAAGGTGCCATTTGAGTTCCATGCAGCTGCCATGGCTGGCTGTGACGTTCAGCTCAAGAATCTCAGAGTTCAACCAGGGGAAGCTCTGGCTGTGAATTTTGCTTTCATGCTGCACCACATGCCAGATGAGAGTGTCAGCACCCAGAATCACAGAGACCGGCTGTTGAGGCTGGTGAAGGGCCTGTCACCGAAGGTAGTGACCCTTGTTGAGCAAGAGTCTAACACAAACACAGCTCCATTCTTCCCACGATTTCTTGAGACACTGAACTACTACACTGCCATGTTTGAATCAATTGATGTGACTCTTCCAAGGGAACATAAGGAACGAATCAACATTGAACAGCATTGCCTGGCCAGGGATGTTGTTAATATAATAGCCTGTGAGGGGGCTGAGAGGGTGGAGCGGCATGAGCTTCTGGGGAAGTGGAAGCTGCGGTTTGCAATGGCAGGATTTACTCCATACCCACTGAGCTCCTTGGTGAATGCCACAATCAAAAGACTGCTGGAGAACTATTGTGATAAGTATCGGCTTGAAGAGAGAGATGGAGCTCTGTATCTTGGTTGGATGGATAGAGATTTAGTTGCGTCCTGTGCATGGAAATAA